A genomic window from Trichocoleus desertorum ATA4-8-CV12 includes:
- a CDS encoding NAD(P)/FAD-dependent oxidoreductase, with protein MLRLTEVKLPLDHPEEALQAAILKKLQITPAELISYSIFKRSYDARKKAEVIFVYILDVETTQEKRLLQRFRKDPHVVPTPDTSYRYVAQALDTAVSSANRPIVIGAGPCGIFAGLLLAQMGFRPLILERGKPVHDRSVDTFGFWSKRKFNPESNAQFGEGGAGTFSDGKLYSRVKDANHHGRKVLEELVNAGAAPEILYVNKPHIGTYRLVKIVENMRRTIESLGGEFRFESRVQTIEIEEHGENRQVRGVVLATGEYIPSEHIILAVGHSARDTFEMLHQQGVYIEPKPFSIGFRVEHPQSVIDQCRLGSQAGHPVLGAADYQLVHHCSNGRSVYSFCMCPGGQVVAATSEVGRVVTNGMSQYERSGKNANSGIVVGITPEDYPGSPLAGMELQRQLEERAFELGGRTYEAPGQLVGDFLAQQPSTTLGSVKPSYRPGVHLCDLSSSLPDYAIAAIREALPAFDNQIKGFAMHDAVLTGVETRTSSPIRIKRNTDYQSLNTAGLYPAGEGAGYAGGILSAGIDGIKVAEAVALNILHRTTQGAALSPNL; from the coding sequence ATGCTCCGACTCACCGAAGTAAAACTACCGCTTGATCATCCTGAAGAGGCACTTCAGGCCGCTATTCTCAAAAAGCTGCAAATTACACCTGCCGAGCTAATTAGCTATTCCATCTTCAAGCGCAGCTATGATGCTCGTAAAAAAGCAGAGGTTATTTTTGTCTATATTTTGGACGTAGAAACTACTCAGGAGAAACGGCTGCTCCAGCGATTCAGAAAAGATCCGCATGTTGTGCCCACGCCTGATACGAGCTATCGGTATGTGGCTCAGGCTCTTGACACAGCAGTCTCATCGGCAAATCGACCGATCGTGATTGGTGCAGGCCCCTGTGGCATCTTTGCGGGGTTGTTGTTGGCGCAGATGGGGTTCCGCCCACTAATTCTAGAACGAGGGAAGCCAGTCCACGATCGCTCTGTAGATACCTTTGGCTTCTGGAGCAAGCGCAAATTCAACCCTGAATCGAACGCGCAATTTGGCGAAGGGGGTGCGGGCACTTTTTCCGATGGCAAGCTCTACAGCCGAGTTAAAGACGCCAATCATCATGGGCGCAAAGTTCTCGAAGAACTCGTGAATGCGGGTGCTGCTCCAGAAATTCTCTATGTCAACAAACCTCATATTGGCACCTACCGACTGGTGAAGATTGTCGAGAATATGCGCCGCACGATCGAATCACTGGGCGGTGAATTTCGCTTTGAAAGTCGGGTACAAACGATTGAGATCGAAGAGCATGGTGAGAATCGGCAAGTGCGGGGTGTGGTTCTAGCGACCGGAGAGTATATCCCCAGCGAACATATCATCTTGGCTGTTGGGCATAGCGCCCGCGACACCTTTGAGATGCTGCATCAGCAAGGCGTCTACATCGAACCCAAGCCTTTTTCGATCGGATTCCGGGTTGAGCATCCCCAATCTGTGATCGATCAGTGCCGACTGGGATCGCAGGCGGGTCATCCGGTTTTGGGTGCAGCCGATTATCAGCTAGTGCATCATTGCTCGAATGGGCGATCGGTCTATAGTTTCTGTATGTGTCCAGGCGGGCAAGTGGTGGCAGCAACCTCAGAGGTGGGGCGGGTCGTCACGAATGGCATGAGCCAGTATGAGCGCAGCGGCAAAAATGCGAACAGCGGTATTGTGGTGGGCATTACACCAGAAGATTATCCGGGCAGTCCTTTAGCAGGAATGGAGCTTCAGCGTCAATTAGAGGAGCGGGCTTTTGAGTTGGGCGGTCGCACCTATGAAGCTCCGGGGCAGTTAGTGGGCGATTTCTTGGCTCAGCAGCCTTCTACTACCCTCGGTAGCGTCAAGCCTTCTTATCGACCAGGGGTGCATCTCTGCGATCTCAGCTCTAGCTTGCCCGACTATGCGATCGCTGCTATCCGCGAGGCTTTGCCTGCCTTTGACAACCAGATCAAAGGGTTCGCCATGCACGACGCTGTATTGACCGGGGTAGAAACCCGTACATCTTCCCCAATTCGAATTAAACGCAACACAGACTATCAGAGCCTTAATACAGCAGGACTTTATCCGGCGGGTGAAGGAGCGGGATACGCCGGAGGGATTCTTTCGGCAGGTATTGACGGCATCAAAGTGGCAGAGGCCGTTGCCCTTAACATTCTGCACCGCACTACTCAGGGGGCAGCATTATCTCCAAACCTATAG
- a CDS encoding RNA methyltransferase has product MNQYFATVANGLEPLVVQELEQLGAHSVKPGFCGAAFEGDRTLLYRVNLWARLPFRILMKLHQFPCQSAEDLYRGIQTIDWSEYLTPDLTLAVNATGKTEQLNHTHFTALQVKKAIVDQQQEQFGDRSNVELQEPDLQINIHLDREGCTVSLDSSGNSLHRRGYRPAVGAAPLKESLAAALIQLSGWQPEQMFYDPLCGSGTLPLEACLKSLNIAPGLFRERFGFETWLDFDLNLLEGLIQEAESSQRDTLPAPIWGSDRDAKVIEQAIANAQTCGVLDQIWFSEMDLSEVVAPTDSGVVFCNPPYGERLGRDTDLGAFYKQLGDVLKQRFKGWTAFILSGNKELAQSIGLKSSQRIAVYNGTLPCQLMKYELY; this is encoded by the coding sequence ATGAATCAGTATTTTGCGACGGTGGCGAACGGTTTAGAACCGCTTGTCGTTCAGGAATTAGAGCAGCTAGGGGCACATTCTGTTAAACCGGGGTTTTGTGGGGCGGCTTTCGAGGGCGATCGCACCCTGCTTTATCGCGTTAACCTGTGGGCAAGGTTGCCGTTCCGCATTCTCATGAAGCTGCACCAATTTCCTTGCCAGAGTGCCGAAGATCTTTATCGCGGAATTCAGACCATTGATTGGTCCGAGTATCTGACACCAGATTTAACCTTGGCAGTGAACGCGACGGGCAAAACCGAGCAGCTCAACCACACCCACTTCACGGCGCTTCAGGTTAAAAAGGCCATTGTAGACCAGCAGCAAGAGCAGTTTGGCGATCGCTCCAATGTCGAGCTGCAAGAACCCGATTTGCAAATTAATATTCATCTCGATCGCGAGGGTTGCACAGTCAGCCTGGACAGTTCTGGAAACAGCTTGCACCGCCGAGGCTATCGTCCTGCGGTTGGAGCCGCCCCCCTGAAAGAATCTCTAGCAGCAGCCTTGATTCAGCTTTCTGGTTGGCAACCGGAGCAAATGTTTTATGACCCGCTCTGTGGCTCTGGCACCTTACCCCTAGAAGCCTGCCTGAAATCGCTCAATATTGCCCCAGGACTGTTTCGGGAACGATTTGGGTTTGAAACTTGGTTGGACTTTGATCTCAATCTTTTAGAAGGCTTGATTCAAGAGGCGGAATCTAGTCAGCGGGATACACTGCCCGCACCAATTTGGGGTAGCGATCGCGATGCTAAGGTAATTGAGCAGGCGATCGCCAATGCCCAAACTTGTGGCGTATTGGACCAGATCTGGTTTTCGGAGATGGATCTTTCCGAGGTGGTCGCACCGACCGACAGCGGGGTTGTATTCTGCAATCCTCCCTATGGCGAACGATTGGGCCGAGACACCGATCTAGGCGCATTTTACAAACAGCTCGGTGATGTTTTGAAACAACGCTTTAAAGGCTGGACTGCTTTTATCTTGAGTGGTAATAAGGAGCTGGCTCAGTCAATTGGGTTGAAATCAAGCCAGCGAATCGCGGTGTACAATGGAACGCTGCCCTGCCAATTAATGAAATATGAGCTGTACTAG